The Halobacterium sp. CBA1132 genome has a segment encoding these proteins:
- a CDS encoding dodecin → MVFKKIRLIGTSEESFDEAADDAIDRAEDTLNNVKWAEVIEQGVEIAGVEGRQYQVEVEIAFELED, encoded by the coding sequence ATGGTGTTCAAGAAGATTCGACTCATCGGTACGAGCGAGGAGAGCTTCGACGAAGCCGCCGACGACGCAATCGACCGCGCGGAGGACACGCTGAACAACGTCAAGTGGGCGGAAGTTATCGAACAAGGCGTCGAAATAGCGGGCGTCGAGGGGCGCCAGTACCAGGTCGAAGTAGAAATCGCGTTCGAACTCGAGGACTAA
- a CDS encoding metal-dependent hydrolase has protein sequence MFVGHATFAFGVVALAAAGLGASRERALALGVAAGLFAAVPDVDMAYALVGLVAVDPTSPMALAQSFWGASTVVHRAVTHSLVVAVPAAAAFALAPTHRRIAATALAALVAVVVAVSGPLPAVIVGLFAAGGWLVARAAHAYRVRGASLFAAALVGLVSHPFGDLFTGKPPELLYPLGVTVFDGRVALSADPTLHLLGAFGVELFAIWLGVVAALRLTGRRFTDHVNPRAAFGTAYALAVLVLPPPTIDASYQFVFSVVAVGFVGAVPAPRLGQRSLARPSLPTALVTGLTAVTLGGAAYAVAYTTGLA, from the coding sequence ATGTTCGTAGGGCACGCGACGTTCGCGTTCGGCGTCGTCGCGCTCGCTGCGGCCGGTCTGGGGGCGTCCCGTGAGCGCGCGCTCGCCCTCGGCGTGGCCGCCGGCCTGTTCGCCGCCGTCCCCGACGTCGACATGGCGTACGCCCTCGTCGGCCTCGTCGCCGTCGACCCGACGAGTCCGATGGCGCTCGCCCAGTCGTTCTGGGGCGCGTCGACGGTCGTCCACCGCGCGGTCACGCACTCGCTGGTCGTCGCCGTGCCCGCCGCCGCTGCGTTCGCGCTCGCGCCCACGCACCGCCGGATTGCCGCGACGGCGCTCGCCGCGCTCGTCGCCGTCGTCGTCGCTGTGTCCGGCCCGCTCCCCGCCGTCATCGTCGGCCTGTTCGCGGCCGGCGGCTGGCTCGTCGCGCGCGCCGCCCACGCGTACCGCGTCCGCGGCGCGAGCCTGTTCGCGGCCGCGCTCGTCGGCCTCGTCAGCCACCCGTTCGGCGACCTGTTCACCGGGAAGCCGCCGGAGCTGCTCTACCCGCTCGGCGTCACCGTCTTCGACGGCCGCGTCGCGCTCTCCGCGGACCCCACCCTCCACCTGCTCGGCGCGTTCGGCGTCGAACTGTTCGCCATCTGGCTGGGCGTCGTCGCCGCGCTCCGGTTGACCGGCCGCCGCTTCACCGACCACGTGAACCCGCGGGCGGCGTTCGGTACGGCGTACGCCCTCGCCGTGCTCGTGTTGCCGCCGCCGACAATCGACGCCTCCTACCAGTTCGTGTTCAGCGTCGTCGCCGTCGGCTTCGTCGGCGCCGTCCCGGCCCCGAGACTCGGCCAGCGCTCGCTGGCGCGGCCGTCGCTTCCCACCGCGCTCGTCACCGGATTGACCGCGGTGACGCTCGGGGGGGCCGCGTACGCTGTCGCGTACACGACGGGTCTCGCGTGA
- a CDS encoding iron-sulfur cluster assembly accessory protein codes for MSATVENGDGDTVVTATEAAAEQARDLMEGEDMDVSEAGLRLYVQQGGCAGLSYGMRFEPEPEPEDQIFESNGIRLFVDQSSLNYVGGSRLDFEGGLQGAGFHVQNPNVESECGCGESFRT; via the coding sequence ATGAGCGCGACCGTCGAGAACGGGGACGGAGACACGGTGGTCACCGCCACGGAGGCCGCGGCCGAGCAGGCCCGCGACCTCATGGAGGGCGAAGACATGGACGTCTCGGAGGCGGGCCTGCGGCTGTACGTCCAGCAGGGCGGCTGCGCGGGGCTCTCCTACGGGATGCGCTTCGAACCCGAACCCGAGCCCGAGGACCAGATCTTCGAGAGCAACGGTATCCGGCTGTTCGTCGACCAGTCGAGCCTGAACTACGTCGGCGGCAGCCGCCTCGACTTCGAGGGTGGCCTGCAGGGCGCCGGCTTCCACGTGCAGAACCCGAACGTCGAGAGTGAGTGCGGCTGCGGCGAGTCCTTCCGGACTTAG
- a CDS encoding PQQ-binding-like beta-propeller repeat protein produces MPSLRRRGFLAACAASAAAGCLGSPPEYDPASADTWPMDRYDPGGTNHTPSPGPRTDPSVAWHRDVRSLFDVPTPLVRGDTLYLGTFDRFSAFDAATGERRWQLREDGRWLDGALAAAPAYGDVMPVVATQNGYAAIAPSGGLDVFGFRRAFETRWQRTGVEPDRIDRLLAFSRSSVPPVVADGRVYVVATADESTVAAIDAATGETAWSTTVHRATDARVAVAGGRVFVPTFGEGLVALDASTGEYRWTAPVVETHVYPPTATGSVVYAHDREFVYAFDAASGDELWRGNREDAARRLTDTRTPLTTDGERVYAVGSIDDGTAVVALDADTGDFRWAHAAGTEEVSPVAADGTLYVPDADGVVALDAASGERRWTRGDGRVASLSVVGTTAYAATTGGRLYALEGSA; encoded by the coding sequence ATGCCCTCCCTCCGACGCCGCGGCTTCCTCGCCGCGTGTGCGGCCAGCGCCGCCGCGGGCTGTCTCGGCTCCCCGCCCGAGTACGACCCGGCGAGCGCCGACACCTGGCCGATGGACCGCTACGACCCCGGCGGCACGAACCACACTCCCTCGCCGGGGCCGCGAACCGACCCGAGCGTCGCGTGGCACCGCGACGTCCGCTCGCTGTTCGACGTGCCGACGCCGCTCGTGCGCGGCGACACCCTCTACCTCGGTACGTTCGACCGTTTCTCGGCGTTCGACGCGGCGACCGGCGAGCGCCGCTGGCAGCTCCGCGAGGACGGCCGCTGGCTCGACGGCGCGCTCGCGGCCGCGCCCGCGTACGGCGACGTGATGCCCGTCGTCGCCACGCAGAACGGGTACGCCGCGATAGCGCCGTCCGGCGGCCTCGACGTGTTCGGGTTCCGGCGCGCGTTCGAGACGCGCTGGCAGCGCACCGGCGTCGAGCCGGACCGCATCGACCGCCTGCTCGCGTTCTCCCGGAGTTCGGTTCCGCCGGTCGTCGCCGACGGGCGCGTCTACGTTGTCGCGACCGCCGACGAGTCCACCGTCGCCGCCATCGACGCGGCGACCGGCGAAACCGCGTGGTCGACGACCGTCCACCGCGCCACCGACGCGCGGGTCGCGGTCGCCGGCGGCCGCGTGTTCGTACCGACGTTCGGGGAAGGACTCGTCGCGCTCGACGCCTCGACCGGCGAGTACCGCTGGACGGCACCGGTCGTCGAAACCCACGTCTACCCGCCGACCGCGACCGGGAGCGTCGTCTACGCGCACGACCGCGAGTTCGTCTACGCGTTCGACGCCGCCAGTGGCGACGAACTGTGGCGCGGCAACCGCGAGGACGCCGCGCGACGGCTCACGGACACCCGTACCCCCCTGACGACCGACGGCGAGCGCGTGTACGCGGTCGGGAGCATTGACGACGGGACGGCAGTCGTCGCGCTCGACGCGGACACGGGCGATTTCCGGTGGGCGCACGCCGCGGGGACCGAGGAGGTGTCGCCGGTCGCCGCCGACGGCACGCTCTACGTCCCCGACGCCGACGGCGTGGTCGCGCTCGACGCCGCGTCCGGGGAACGGCGCTGGACCCGCGGCGACGGCCGCGTGGCCTCGCTGTCGGTCGTCGGGACGACCGCGTACGCAGCGACGACTGGCGGACGGCTGTACGCGCTGGAGGGGTCGGCGTGA
- the hisD gene encoding histidinol dehydrogenase, which translates to MDYEAVADLGPDRRRALFERTAGVESVRSTVRDIVDRVRTEGDVALREYASEFDGVELGNVDVTDDAERAYEELDDETRDAIEAAAGNIREFHEAQVPEDWRREFSEGRELGRRFRPIERVGVYAPGGTAAYPSSVLMGVIPAKVAGVEQVAVATPPAEEMNPVTLAAMHVAGVDRVYAAGGAQAVAALAYGTETVDRVQKIVGPGNKFVTAAKAEVRGDVDIDFLAGPSELLALADETADPGYVAADALAQAEHDPESSVVAVTDDEATAEAVCEEIEARIGEHERADTIQEALDSDASGVFVARSMSEAVLFAEEYAAEHLSIQAADDEALLDRIDSAGSVFLGPYAPVAAGDYATGTNHVLPTNGKAKVAGGLSVDTFVRSTTVQRLDEDALADLRETVTTLADAEGLDAHAASVDARFEDD; encoded by the coding sequence ATGGACTACGAAGCCGTCGCGGACCTCGGGCCGGACCGCCGCCGCGCGCTGTTCGAGCGCACGGCCGGCGTGGAGTCGGTCCGGTCGACGGTCCGGGACATTGTCGACCGCGTGCGAACGGAGGGCGACGTGGCGCTCCGAGAGTACGCCAGCGAGTTCGACGGCGTGGAACTCGGGAACGTGGACGTCACCGACGACGCCGAACGCGCCTACGAAGAACTCGACGACGAGACGCGGGACGCCATCGAGGCCGCCGCCGGGAACATCCGGGAGTTCCACGAGGCGCAGGTGCCCGAGGACTGGCGCCGCGAGTTCTCCGAGGGTCGCGAGCTCGGCCGGCGGTTCCGCCCCATCGAGCGCGTCGGCGTGTACGCGCCCGGCGGCACCGCGGCGTACCCGTCGTCGGTGCTGATGGGCGTGATTCCCGCGAAGGTCGCGGGCGTCGAACAGGTCGCGGTCGCGACGCCGCCCGCCGAGGAGATGAACCCCGTGACGCTGGCGGCGATGCACGTCGCTGGCGTGGACCGCGTGTACGCTGCGGGCGGCGCGCAGGCCGTCGCGGCGCTGGCGTACGGCACCGAAACCGTCGACCGCGTGCAGAAAATCGTCGGGCCGGGCAACAAGTTCGTCACCGCGGCGAAGGCCGAAGTCCGCGGTGACGTGGACATTGACTTCCTCGCCGGCCCCTCGGAGTTGCTCGCGCTCGCCGACGAGACCGCAGACCCCGGGTACGTCGCGGCGGACGCGCTCGCGCAGGCCGAACACGACCCCGAATCCAGCGTCGTCGCCGTCACCGACGACGAGGCGACCGCCGAAGCGGTCTGCGAGGAAATCGAGGCCCGCATCGGAGAGCACGAGCGCGCCGACACCATCCAAGAAGCGCTGGACAGCGACGCCAGCGGCGTGTTCGTCGCGCGCTCGATGAGCGAGGCCGTGCTGTTCGCCGAGGAGTACGCCGCCGAACACCTCTCGATTCAGGCCGCCGACGACGAGGCGCTGCTGGACCGAATCGACTCCGCCGGCTCGGTGTTCCTCGGGCCGTACGCGCCCGTCGCAGCGGGCGACTACGCGACCGGGACGAACCACGTGCTCCCGACGAACGGGAAGGCGAAGGTCGCTGGCGGCCTCTCCGTGGACACGTTCGTCCGGTCGACGACCGTCCAGCGCCTCGACGAGGACGCGCTCGCTGACCTCCGGGAGACCGTGACGACGCTGGCGGACGCCGAAGGGCTGGACGCCCACGCGGCGAGCGTGGACGCGCGCTTCGAGGACGACTAA